The Acidobacteriota bacterium nucleotide sequence GAGCTGAACCGCGAGATCGTGCCGCGCGCCCAGTGGCAGGCGACGGCGCTGCGCGAGGGTGATGAACTGGAGATCGTCCACTTCGTCGGCGGCGGGTAAGCGGACGTACAATCTTCTTTGCATGCAAATGACACTTCTATGCGGATGATGCTGGCCAGTGCGCTGGTTGCGTCCTTGCTCTCGG carries:
- the thiS gene encoding sulfur carrier protein ThiS, translating into MKLRVNGEDRGFAAATLAALVEELGMKSDRVAVELNREIVPRAQWQATALREGDELEIVHFVGGG